A window from Acropora palmata chromosome 14, jaAcrPala1.3, whole genome shotgun sequence encodes these proteins:
- the LOC141866129 gene encoding uncharacterized protein LOC141866129 isoform X1, whose translation MSLVVVEGEPIRDGWMYVGVPSSGDDFLKDIEEKQNPNFVNSYGLSALCMAVKAFQSPSLVEKLLKMNADPNFESYIGKFLGTRKTEKPSGSPLHVAAWLRHPGITKVLLDGGADPNTVAFNSLTPLLLVLSNTRRMGQRNEPFIEQAALDVMKLLIDNGADVTAVDNTKTDGTSLLHMATQGGHVLIVNYLLSLRALDVNCRNIHEETPLMIALREDRQELLEDLLLHGADPNSRDVAGCTALHIAVGRTCVKSVEILIQNSADVNIKDSSCRTALHVASRLNNSSSKSNVKVMKSLLSNNADVNVADNQGRRPLHLTVIDNKDTLDMTALECLLEHDADPSLTDAIERMPLSYYTAFHSDDIPKQIGLLSRGCSNLNNKDIMGRPPLLAIVWYFMERRNIMEEESDIVEFQKVIRELVEAGVDINCQDIEGSTCLHHTVGRKGRTSSHVKFSDFTRVLLDAGADRNARDVDGNTPAHIAAEGEDADQLRMLASETWQDCPNLNGETVKDILCRKVTLAKERQKIGVDFEFAAETLYFVEDMMTDCRFGDVTVDIIETLDRKVPQAIMASGLTDTMIYPVPALLSTLKKNVELALTKVLEDLKEAKVHTNYCHVGSTYCEHLRTDCAALKPKQVGLLPLLWKTGHPCVLATRIEQLMWEFVQSKRHRSSSPFNLSPAPEAVTHIIRDILRACRDNTVGEFHFGDEQCGHERCEIGRQVRELVSDLVDAVGQMDHRLQCKLILTGSVAEGTKLWKPDEFDFMMELTQLKGHSRLEYAGLSRSSNTTVISLDDEMKEMWREFLKDDCLSPEKLRDYFVLLTWRAGFSLQRQKYKNLSFNLSQQSGGTGSSHPLVRMSSVGVLLHVQWHGYDYTSLDIDVDLTLSVPFSDWPVLLPSDRSPQPAPAIFDTTVGYHAITVIKKDGAYWRLSFSLAELNVVRNRLTPVHRELYKALKLLRDIHMREGGTPSHALKSIVFNYVFKENAEATLEKPTGKTAAASAYLAECNLERNLGDLSDEIRENIAAACTICPECDLSGNVEDHPYEIRGNTAVLNSSPSKFDDLARQGKDSPGEMACNIAGASSIAQECDGTRNRELTEHVRNVLRRLEQEQLQQRLLIRRDNKKCILSNFFTNDLLQDINTLDVSTDWCWLSILEFRKEGLY comes from the exons ATGTCTCTGGTGGTAGTAGAGGGCGAGCCGATTAGAGATGGCTGGATGTACGTTGGTGTCCCCAGTTCTGGGGACGACTTCCTTAAGGACAtagaagagaaacaaaacccAAACTTTGTGAACTCCTATGGACTATCAGCATTATGTATGGCAGTTAAAGCATTCCAGTCTCCTAGTCTTGTTGAGAAACTTCTCAAGATGAATGCAGATCCAAACTTTGAATCTTACATCGGGAAATTTCTCGgaacaagaaaaacagaaaagccCTCAGGGTCACCCCTCCATGTTGCGGCATGGTTGAGACATCCAGGCATAACAAAGGTCCTTTTAGATGGAGGAGCGGACCCAAACACGGTTGCTTTTAACAGTTTAACGCCATTGCTTCTTGTATTAAGCAATACAAGAAGAATGGGACAGCGTAATGAACCTTTTATTGAACAAGCAGCTTTAGATGTCATGAAGCTTCTTATTGATAACGGTGCTGATGTAACAGCTGTTGATAATACCAAAACGGATGGTACAAGTTTGCTCCACATGGCCACACAAGGGGGCCACGTGTTAATCGTGAATTACCTGCTCTCTTTGAGGGCTCTTGATGTGAATTGCAGAAACATTCATGAAGAGACACCCCTAATGATCGCGTTGAGGGAAGATAGACAGGAACTTTTGGAAGATCTTCTCCTTCACGGGGCGGATCCTAATTCCAGGGACGTGGCTGGTTGCACTGCACTTCATATTGCTGTAGGTCGTACATGTGTTAAGAGTGTTGAAATTCTGATACAAAATAGTGCAGATGTGAATATCAAAGACAGTTCTTGCCGGACAGCTCTTCATGTTGCTTCTAGGCTAAATAATAGTTCCTCAAAGTCAAATGTAAAAGTTATGAAGAGCTTGTTAAGCAATAATGCTGACGTTAATGTTGCTGATAATCAAGGACGTCGACCCCTTCACCTTACAGTCATTGATAACAAAGACACGTTGGACATGACAGCACTAGAGTGCCTGTTGGAACACGATGCTGATCCTTCATTGACCGATGCCATAGAAAGAATGCCTCTTTCCTATTATACAGCATTCCATAGTGACGATATTCCCAAACAGATTGGTCTGCTCTCTCGGGGTTGCAGCAATCTCAATAATAAGGATATTATGGGTAGACCGCCCTTGTTGGCTATTGTGTGGTATTTCATGGAACGGCGAAATATCATGGAGGAAGAATCCGATATTGTGGAGTTTCAGAAGGTCATCAGGGAACTTGTAGAGGCTGGAGTAGACATCAACTGTCAAGACATTGAAG GGTCCACGTGTCTTCACCACACTGTCGGCAGAAAAGGTAGAACATCAAGCCATGTAAAATTCTCTGATTTCACGCGAGTGTTACTTGATGCTGGGGCTGACAGAAACGCAAGAGATGTCGATGGTAATACTCCAGCGCATATTGCTGCAGAAGGAGAAGACGCTGACCAGTTAAGAATGCTGGCATCTGAAACATGGCAAGACTGTCCTAATCTCAATGGAGAAACTGTGAAAGACATTTTGTGTAGAAAAGTCACATTGGCAAAAGAGCGACAGAAAATTGGCGTAGACTTTGAGTTTGCAGCTGAGACATTATATTTCGTTGAAGATATGATGACGGACTGCAGATTTGGAGACGTTACTGTCGACATTATTGAAACGCTGGACAGAAAGGTTCCACAAGCAATAATGGCGAGTGGGCTCACGGACACGATGATTTATCCAGTTCCCGCGTTGTTGAGTACCCTGAAGAAAAATGTAGAACTTGCCTTAACTAAAGTTTTAGAAGATCTCAAAGAAGCGAAAGTACATACAAATTATTGCCACGTAGGTTCTACATATTGTGAACATCTGCGCACTGACTGCGCTGCTTTGAAGCCAAAGCAGGTGGGTTTACTACCGTTACTGTGGAAGACGGGGCACCCCTGCGTTCTGGCAACACGGATTGAGCAACTGATGTGGGAATTTGTCCAGTCTAAGCGACACCGTTCTTCATCGCCCTTCAACTTGTCTCCAGCTCCAGAGGCTGTGACACATATCATCCGGGACATTCTCCGTGCATGCAGAGACAACACGGTGGGAGAATTCCACTTTGGAGATGAACAGTGCGGTCACGAAAGATGCGAAATTGGAAGACAAGTGAGAGAACTCGTTAGTGACTTGGTTGACGCAGTGGGACAAATGGACCATCGTTTGCAGTGCAAGCTGATATTAACAG GAAGTGTAGCAGAAGGGACAAAGCTGTGGAAACCAGACGAATTTGATTTCATGATGGAGCTGACTCAGCTCAAGGGACACAGCAGGCTCGAGTATGCAGGTTTGTCTAGATCATCCAATACCACTGTTATTTCATTGGATGATGAGATGAAAGAAATGTGGCGGgaatttttaaaggatgactGCCTTTCACCTGAGAAGTTGAGAGATTACTTTGTCTTGCTGACTTGGAGAGCAGGGTTTTCACTACAGCGGCAGAAGTACAAGAATCTGAGTTTTAACTTGAGCCAGCAGTCTGGGGGAACTGGGAGCAGCCATCCGTTGGTTAGGATGAGTTCAGTCGGTGTACTTCTACATGTTCAGTGGCATGGGTACGATTATACGTCATTAGATATTGATGTTGACCTAACTCTATCTGTACCGTTCTCTGATTGGCCAGTCCTTCTCCCGTCAGACCGCAGCCCACAGCCAGCACCAGCAATATTCGACACGACCGTGGGATATCACGCAATAACAGTAATCAAGAAG GATGGAGCTTATTGGCGTTTGTCTTTCTCCTTGGCTGAGCTGAACGTTGTCCGAAACCGGCTCACCCCAGTCCACAGAGAGCTGTACAAGGCTCTCAAACTGTTACGAGACATTCACATGAGGGAGGGAGGCACCCCGTCACACGCACTCAAGTCGATTGTCTTCAATTATGTCTTCAAAGAGAACGCTGAGGCTACCCTTGAAAAGCCGACAGGAAAAACTGCAGCTGCTAGCGCTTACCTTGCGGAATGTAATTTAGAACGAAATCTTGGGGACCTCTCTGACGAAATTAGAGAAAATATTGCAGCTGCCTGTACTATATGCCCTGAATGTGATCTGTCAGGAAATGTCGAGGATCATCCTTACGAAATCAGAGGTAATACTGCAGTTTTGAATAGTTCCCCCTCAAAATTTGATGATCTTGCAAGGCAGGGTAAAGATTCCCCTGGTGAAATGGCATGCAATATTG
- the LOC141866129 gene encoding uncharacterized protein LOC141866129 isoform X3: MSLVVVEGEPIRDGWMYVGVPSSGDDFLKDIEEKQNPNFVNSYGLSALCMAVKAFQSPSLVEKLLKMNADPNFESYIGKFLGTRKTEKPSGSPLHVAAWLRHPGITKVLLDGGADPNTVAFNSLTPLLLVLSNTRRMGQRNEPFIEQAALDVMKLLIDNGADVTAVDNTKTDGTSLLHMATQGGHVLIVNYLLSLRALDVNCRNIHEETPLMIALREDRQELLEDLLLHGADPNSRDVAGCTALHIAVGRTCVKSVEILIQNSADVNIKDSSCRTALHVASRLNNSSSKSNVKVMKSLLSNNADVNVADNQGRRPLHLTVIDNKDTLDMTALECLLEHDADPSLTDAIERMPLSYYTAFHSDDIPKQIGLLSRGCSNLNNKDIMGRPPLLAIVWYFMERRNIMEEESDIVEFQKVIRELVEAGVDINCQDIEGSTCLHHTVGRKGRTSSHVKFSDFTRVLLDAGADRNARDVDGNTPAHIAAEGEDADQLRMLASETWQDCPNLNGETVKDILCRKVTLAKERQKIGVDFEFAAETLYFVEDMMTDCRFGDVTVDIIETLDRKVPQAIMASGLTDTMIYPVPALLSTLKKNVELALTKVLEDLKEAKVHTNYCHVGSTYCEHLRTDCAALKPKQVGLLPLLWKTGHPCVLATRIEQLMWEFVQSKRHRSSSPFNLSPAPEAVTHIIRDILRACRDNTVGEFHFGDEQCGHERCEIGRQVRELVSDLVDAVGQMDHRLQCKLILTGSVAEGTKLWKPDEFDFMMELTQLKGHSRLEYAGWSLLAFVFLLG; this comes from the exons ATGTCTCTGGTGGTAGTAGAGGGCGAGCCGATTAGAGATGGCTGGATGTACGTTGGTGTCCCCAGTTCTGGGGACGACTTCCTTAAGGACAtagaagagaaacaaaacccAAACTTTGTGAACTCCTATGGACTATCAGCATTATGTATGGCAGTTAAAGCATTCCAGTCTCCTAGTCTTGTTGAGAAACTTCTCAAGATGAATGCAGATCCAAACTTTGAATCTTACATCGGGAAATTTCTCGgaacaagaaaaacagaaaagccCTCAGGGTCACCCCTCCATGTTGCGGCATGGTTGAGACATCCAGGCATAACAAAGGTCCTTTTAGATGGAGGAGCGGACCCAAACACGGTTGCTTTTAACAGTTTAACGCCATTGCTTCTTGTATTAAGCAATACAAGAAGAATGGGACAGCGTAATGAACCTTTTATTGAACAAGCAGCTTTAGATGTCATGAAGCTTCTTATTGATAACGGTGCTGATGTAACAGCTGTTGATAATACCAAAACGGATGGTACAAGTTTGCTCCACATGGCCACACAAGGGGGCCACGTGTTAATCGTGAATTACCTGCTCTCTTTGAGGGCTCTTGATGTGAATTGCAGAAACATTCATGAAGAGACACCCCTAATGATCGCGTTGAGGGAAGATAGACAGGAACTTTTGGAAGATCTTCTCCTTCACGGGGCGGATCCTAATTCCAGGGACGTGGCTGGTTGCACTGCACTTCATATTGCTGTAGGTCGTACATGTGTTAAGAGTGTTGAAATTCTGATACAAAATAGTGCAGATGTGAATATCAAAGACAGTTCTTGCCGGACAGCTCTTCATGTTGCTTCTAGGCTAAATAATAGTTCCTCAAAGTCAAATGTAAAAGTTATGAAGAGCTTGTTAAGCAATAATGCTGACGTTAATGTTGCTGATAATCAAGGACGTCGACCCCTTCACCTTACAGTCATTGATAACAAAGACACGTTGGACATGACAGCACTAGAGTGCCTGTTGGAACACGATGCTGATCCTTCATTGACCGATGCCATAGAAAGAATGCCTCTTTCCTATTATACAGCATTCCATAGTGACGATATTCCCAAACAGATTGGTCTGCTCTCTCGGGGTTGCAGCAATCTCAATAATAAGGATATTATGGGTAGACCGCCCTTGTTGGCTATTGTGTGGTATTTCATGGAACGGCGAAATATCATGGAGGAAGAATCCGATATTGTGGAGTTTCAGAAGGTCATCAGGGAACTTGTAGAGGCTGGAGTAGACATCAACTGTCAAGACATTGAAG GGTCCACGTGTCTTCACCACACTGTCGGCAGAAAAGGTAGAACATCAAGCCATGTAAAATTCTCTGATTTCACGCGAGTGTTACTTGATGCTGGGGCTGACAGAAACGCAAGAGATGTCGATGGTAATACTCCAGCGCATATTGCTGCAGAAGGAGAAGACGCTGACCAGTTAAGAATGCTGGCATCTGAAACATGGCAAGACTGTCCTAATCTCAATGGAGAAACTGTGAAAGACATTTTGTGTAGAAAAGTCACATTGGCAAAAGAGCGACAGAAAATTGGCGTAGACTTTGAGTTTGCAGCTGAGACATTATATTTCGTTGAAGATATGATGACGGACTGCAGATTTGGAGACGTTACTGTCGACATTATTGAAACGCTGGACAGAAAGGTTCCACAAGCAATAATGGCGAGTGGGCTCACGGACACGATGATTTATCCAGTTCCCGCGTTGTTGAGTACCCTGAAGAAAAATGTAGAACTTGCCTTAACTAAAGTTTTAGAAGATCTCAAAGAAGCGAAAGTACATACAAATTATTGCCACGTAGGTTCTACATATTGTGAACATCTGCGCACTGACTGCGCTGCTTTGAAGCCAAAGCAGGTGGGTTTACTACCGTTACTGTGGAAGACGGGGCACCCCTGCGTTCTGGCAACACGGATTGAGCAACTGATGTGGGAATTTGTCCAGTCTAAGCGACACCGTTCTTCATCGCCCTTCAACTTGTCTCCAGCTCCAGAGGCTGTGACACATATCATCCGGGACATTCTCCGTGCATGCAGAGACAACACGGTGGGAGAATTCCACTTTGGAGATGAACAGTGCGGTCACGAAAGATGCGAAATTGGAAGACAAGTGAGAGAACTCGTTAGTGACTTGGTTGACGCAGTGGGACAAATGGACCATCGTTTGCAGTGCAAGCTGATATTAACAG GAAGTGTAGCAGAAGGGACAAAGCTGTGGAAACCAGACGAATTTGATTTCATGATGGAGCTGACTCAGCTCAAGGGACACAGCAGGCTCGAGTATGCAG GATGGAGCTTATTGGCGTTTGTCTTTCTCCTTGGCTGA
- the LOC141866129 gene encoding uncharacterized protein LOC141866129 isoform X2 has protein sequence MSLVVVEGEPIRDGWMYVGVPSSGDDFLKDIEEKQNPNFVNSYGLSALCMAVKAFQSPSLVEKLLKMNADPNFESYIGKFLGTRKTEKPSGSPLHVAAWLRHPGITKVLLDGGADPNTVAFNSLTPLLLVLSNTRRMGQRNEPFIEQAALDVMKLLIDNGADVTAVDNTKTDGTSLLHMATQGGHVLIVNYLLSLRALDVNCRNIHEETPLMIALREDRQELLEDLLLHGADPNSRDVAGCTALHIAVGRTCVKSVEILIQNSADVNIKDSSCRTALHVASRLNNSSSKSNVKVMKSLLSNNADVNVADNQGRRPLHLTVIDNKDTLDMTALECLLEHDADPSLTDAIERMPLSYYTAFHSDDIPKQIGLLSRGCSNLNNKDIMGRPPLLAIVWYFMERRNIMEEESDIVEFQKVIRELVEAGVDINCQDIEGSTCLHHTVGRKGRTSSHVKFSDFTRVLLDAGADRNARDVDGNTPAHIAAEGEDADQLRMLASETWQDCPNLNGETVKDILCRKVTLAKERQKIGVDFEFAAETLYFVEDMMTDCRFGDVTVDIIETLDRKVPQAIMASGLTDTMIYPVPALLSTLKKNVELALTKVLEDLKEAKVHTNYCHVGSTYCEHLRTDCAALKPKQVGLLPLLWKTGHPCVLATRIEQLMWEFVQSKRHRSSSPFNLSPAPEAVTHIIRDILRACRDNTVGEFHFGDEQCGHERCEIGRQVRELVSDLVDAVGQMDHRLQCKLILTGSVAEGTKLWKPDEFDFMMELTQLKGHSRLEYAGLSRSSNTTVISLDDEMKEMWREFLKDDCLSPEKLRDYFVLLTWRAGFSLQRQKYKNLSFNLSQQSGGTGSSHPLVRMSSVGVLLHVQWHGMELIGVCLSPWLS, from the exons ATGTCTCTGGTGGTAGTAGAGGGCGAGCCGATTAGAGATGGCTGGATGTACGTTGGTGTCCCCAGTTCTGGGGACGACTTCCTTAAGGACAtagaagagaaacaaaacccAAACTTTGTGAACTCCTATGGACTATCAGCATTATGTATGGCAGTTAAAGCATTCCAGTCTCCTAGTCTTGTTGAGAAACTTCTCAAGATGAATGCAGATCCAAACTTTGAATCTTACATCGGGAAATTTCTCGgaacaagaaaaacagaaaagccCTCAGGGTCACCCCTCCATGTTGCGGCATGGTTGAGACATCCAGGCATAACAAAGGTCCTTTTAGATGGAGGAGCGGACCCAAACACGGTTGCTTTTAACAGTTTAACGCCATTGCTTCTTGTATTAAGCAATACAAGAAGAATGGGACAGCGTAATGAACCTTTTATTGAACAAGCAGCTTTAGATGTCATGAAGCTTCTTATTGATAACGGTGCTGATGTAACAGCTGTTGATAATACCAAAACGGATGGTACAAGTTTGCTCCACATGGCCACACAAGGGGGCCACGTGTTAATCGTGAATTACCTGCTCTCTTTGAGGGCTCTTGATGTGAATTGCAGAAACATTCATGAAGAGACACCCCTAATGATCGCGTTGAGGGAAGATAGACAGGAACTTTTGGAAGATCTTCTCCTTCACGGGGCGGATCCTAATTCCAGGGACGTGGCTGGTTGCACTGCACTTCATATTGCTGTAGGTCGTACATGTGTTAAGAGTGTTGAAATTCTGATACAAAATAGTGCAGATGTGAATATCAAAGACAGTTCTTGCCGGACAGCTCTTCATGTTGCTTCTAGGCTAAATAATAGTTCCTCAAAGTCAAATGTAAAAGTTATGAAGAGCTTGTTAAGCAATAATGCTGACGTTAATGTTGCTGATAATCAAGGACGTCGACCCCTTCACCTTACAGTCATTGATAACAAAGACACGTTGGACATGACAGCACTAGAGTGCCTGTTGGAACACGATGCTGATCCTTCATTGACCGATGCCATAGAAAGAATGCCTCTTTCCTATTATACAGCATTCCATAGTGACGATATTCCCAAACAGATTGGTCTGCTCTCTCGGGGTTGCAGCAATCTCAATAATAAGGATATTATGGGTAGACCGCCCTTGTTGGCTATTGTGTGGTATTTCATGGAACGGCGAAATATCATGGAGGAAGAATCCGATATTGTGGAGTTTCAGAAGGTCATCAGGGAACTTGTAGAGGCTGGAGTAGACATCAACTGTCAAGACATTGAAG GGTCCACGTGTCTTCACCACACTGTCGGCAGAAAAGGTAGAACATCAAGCCATGTAAAATTCTCTGATTTCACGCGAGTGTTACTTGATGCTGGGGCTGACAGAAACGCAAGAGATGTCGATGGTAATACTCCAGCGCATATTGCTGCAGAAGGAGAAGACGCTGACCAGTTAAGAATGCTGGCATCTGAAACATGGCAAGACTGTCCTAATCTCAATGGAGAAACTGTGAAAGACATTTTGTGTAGAAAAGTCACATTGGCAAAAGAGCGACAGAAAATTGGCGTAGACTTTGAGTTTGCAGCTGAGACATTATATTTCGTTGAAGATATGATGACGGACTGCAGATTTGGAGACGTTACTGTCGACATTATTGAAACGCTGGACAGAAAGGTTCCACAAGCAATAATGGCGAGTGGGCTCACGGACACGATGATTTATCCAGTTCCCGCGTTGTTGAGTACCCTGAAGAAAAATGTAGAACTTGCCTTAACTAAAGTTTTAGAAGATCTCAAAGAAGCGAAAGTACATACAAATTATTGCCACGTAGGTTCTACATATTGTGAACATCTGCGCACTGACTGCGCTGCTTTGAAGCCAAAGCAGGTGGGTTTACTACCGTTACTGTGGAAGACGGGGCACCCCTGCGTTCTGGCAACACGGATTGAGCAACTGATGTGGGAATTTGTCCAGTCTAAGCGACACCGTTCTTCATCGCCCTTCAACTTGTCTCCAGCTCCAGAGGCTGTGACACATATCATCCGGGACATTCTCCGTGCATGCAGAGACAACACGGTGGGAGAATTCCACTTTGGAGATGAACAGTGCGGTCACGAAAGATGCGAAATTGGAAGACAAGTGAGAGAACTCGTTAGTGACTTGGTTGACGCAGTGGGACAAATGGACCATCGTTTGCAGTGCAAGCTGATATTAACAG GAAGTGTAGCAGAAGGGACAAAGCTGTGGAAACCAGACGAATTTGATTTCATGATGGAGCTGACTCAGCTCAAGGGACACAGCAGGCTCGAGTATGCAGGTTTGTCTAGATCATCCAATACCACTGTTATTTCATTGGATGATGAGATGAAAGAAATGTGGCGGgaatttttaaaggatgactGCCTTTCACCTGAGAAGTTGAGAGATTACTTTGTCTTGCTGACTTGGAGAGCAGGGTTTTCACTACAGCGGCAGAAGTACAAGAATCTGAGTTTTAACTTGAGCCAGCAGTCTGGGGGAACTGGGAGCAGCCATCCGTTGGTTAGGATGAGTTCAGTCGGTGTACTTCTACATGTTCAGTGGCATGG GATGGAGCTTATTGGCGTTTGTCTTTCTCCTTGGCTGAGCTGA